Below is a genomic region from Neisseria arctica.
GTTTTCGGGAAAGCAATCACATCGCGGATAGATTCTGCTCCAGCCATTAAAGTTACCAACCGGTCAAGGCCGAAAGCCAAACCACCGTGCGGAGGTGCGCCGAATTTCAAATTATCCAAGAGAAAGCCAAATTTATTTTGCTGCTCTTCCGGACTGATTTTTAATGCGGCAAATACTTTTGCCTGAACATCCGCACGATGGATACGGATAGAACCTCCACCGATTTCCCAGCCGTTCAATACCATATCATAAGCACGTGCCAAACAATTCTCCGGGTCGGTTTCCATCAAATCTTCATGTCCCGGCTTGGGTGAAGTAAATGGATGATGTACTGCGGCATAACGGTTGTTTTCTTCATCATATTCAAACATCGGGAAGTCAACGACCCACAGCGGACGCCATTCATTGGAGAAATAGCCGTTTTCCGCACCATGCTCATGGCCGATTTTAATACGTAATGCACCAATGGCTTCATTCACAACCTTAGCCTTATCCGCACCAAAGAAGATGATGTCGCCATTTTGGGCACCCGTTTGGGCAATGATTTCTTTCAACGCGTTTTCAGACAAGAACTTCACGATCGGCGATTGCAAGCCGCTGTCTTCTCCGTTAGAAAGATTGCTGATATCGTTTACTTTGATATACGCCAAGCCTTTAGCACCATAGATACCGACAAACTTGGTATATTCGTCAATATCTTTACGGCTCAATTTCGCACCGTTAGGAACACGCAAGGCAACTACCCGGCCTCCTTTCATATCCGCTGCGGCACGGAAGACTTTGAACTCCTCCGTTTTCATCAAGTCGGTCAGCTCTGTAAATTTAAGGTCCACACGCAAATCGGGCTTATCCGAACCGTAATAATACATAGCCTCGCTATAAGGCATGCGCGGGAAATTACCAAGATCTACACCTAAAGCATCTTTAAACACTTTTTTGGCCATACCTTCGGTAATGTCCATAATTTCATCTTCACCCAAAAACGAAGTTTCCAAGTCGATTTGGGTAAATTCAGGCTGGCGGTCGGCACGCAAGTCTTCGTCGCGGAAGCATTTGGTGATTTGGTAGTAACGATCAAAACCGGCCACCATCAACAATTGCTTGAAAAGTTGGGGAGATTGCGGCAATGCGAAAAACTCGCCCGGATGTACCCGGCTGGGAACAAGATAGTCACGCGCACCCTCGGGAGTGGAGCGTGTCAACATAGGAGTTTCAATGTCAATGAAACCTTGCT
It encodes:
- the aspS gene encoding aspartate--tRNA ligase, with protein sequence MRTNYCGLINEQYLDQTVTVKGWVHRRRDHGGVIFIDLRDREGIVQVVVDPDTPEAFAQADSSRNEFVLSITGRVRNRPEGTSNDKMVSGKIEILAKEIEVLNTAATPPFQIDDENISENVRLQNRVIDLRRPVMQNNLKLRYKVAMGVRRYLDEQGFIDIETPMLTRSTPEGARDYLVPSRVHPGEFFALPQSPQLFKQLLMVAGFDRYYQITKCFRDEDLRADRQPEFTQIDLETSFLGEDEIMDITEGMAKKVFKDALGVDLGNFPRMPYSEAMYYYGSDKPDLRVDLKFTELTDLMKTEEFKVFRAAADMKGGRVVALRVPNGAKLSRKDIDEYTKFVGIYGAKGLAYIKVNDISNLSNGEDSGLQSPIVKFLSENALKEIIAQTGAQNGDIIFFGADKAKVVNEAIGALRIKIGHEHGAENGYFSNEWRPLWVVDFPMFEYDEENNRYAAVHHPFTSPKPGHEDLMETDPENCLARAYDMVLNGWEIGGGSIRIHRADVQAKVFAALKISPEEQQNKFGFLLDNLKFGAPPHGGLAFGLDRLVTLMAGAESIRDVIAFPKTQRAQDLLVDAPNNVDEKQLRELGLRLRQKAAETKEA